In Larimichthys crocea isolate SSNF chromosome XI, L_crocea_2.0, whole genome shotgun sequence, the sequence CATGATTAATAACTCTCATTCGACATCCCTTCAAATCAATATATCTCTATACAACTTCTTATTATAATACAGTTGtagatatactgtacactgcCAGTCAATTCTtcatattttagcatttttGGGTTAAATGGATCAATCTCAGGTAATGAGACTTTTGACTGACTGCAGACTAGAAACAGTTTGATTTTTGAGCTTTAAGGTTAAATTCCAAAACAGAAACTATCAAAAGAAATCTCAACACAAAGTCCAACCTGTTCGCTGTTGATGAAGCTTTGGCTTCAGATTCAGCATTTTCTCAGTCATGaattgaaatttgttttatttaaaaagatacGTTGCGCCTAATTAGTGAACAAGACCGGCTAAAATCAACAATACAGTGGAAAGGAATTACACTGAAGTCACATTTCCTTTGCTCGTTAACCAAAAATGCTTTAATACGTTGTGTTAAAAACTTTTATCTGACAGTGTACTTTAATATTACAGTGAGTGCTGCAGGCTCAGGAGTTTAGGTTGTGGATTTGCTGGCAGCAGAGACGGTCGgtgcctcttcctcctcttcctctgagaAGTGAGGAACAGATTTTTTGGCGACCACGTTGTCCAGCCTCTGGCCCATCAAATACGGGTTCACGCTCTGCAGGGAGAcagataaaaatatgaattattacaCTGCAAATGTGTAGATGAAGACTTAATATATGACCATACACAACAAAATGTGTCACGTCAGATTTATCCTGCAAAGAAAATATCCCGTCACATCTAAAGCAGCGAGTTTAAGAGTACATCGCTCCCTTCAGGGGTACATCTCAGTAATGGTGATGTGGTTTCTCAGACATAATACTacaaaggaagaggaaaaagacaacaaacactataccctttttcttctttttggtcCTCCCTTCAGTTTTTGGTACAAAAGCTCCTTGTTCtgaaagagaacacacacacaaaaaaaaaaacagttttcagacATTAAATCATGTATCCGTTTCTTTATGGCCAGTCTCTTTGTTCTTAAATTACAGTCAACAAATTGCCTGAATGCCTTCAGAAGGGGTGATTTCTTCAGGCCAGACCAACCAAGATACAAGTTTTGTTTGATCTTGTAAATGGTAAAAGTcttgtcttcattttgtttttcatgcttCGTGCTGTCGCCAGCATGAGAACCCAAAGCTGTGACTGCTGGGCTGCTTGTTCCCAACATCCAGAGAGGACAAGATGAAAGAGACTGAAACTAGATTAAATTCTTATCACACTGCTTCACCTCAACACCCGACGACAGTCTTACTCATACTTACATcgtatttcttttaaatataaacCTTGAACCTTGGTTTGAACTTCATCTGTTATCCCTGCATACGTGCCTCATATTGTGTCTCAGAGATGCTTATTGATGAAGTATTTGTGCATGTTACTAATATTCTGAGTCATTTAAACAGTTGTTGGTTAAAatatgatttgctgctttcctTACTGTAATCTAAATATATGTGGACTGTTGTTTGGACAATACAAAGCAACTGGGAACTTGTAAGGAACATTTTTTCCTCCATTTGATCGAcctatgattaaaaaaaataatcagttcCAGTCCTGCTTTGTACTCACCCACTTTGCCAGGGCTGGGTAGTCGTGCTCTGGGTCAAATAGGTGCTGGTGTTTCTGAAACTCTCGGCTGAACTCGGCCGTGTCTGGAGCGTTTTCCAAACAGCCATCAGCTGCTGTGAATGTGGTGAGCCGGCGCAGACAGAGAAAACGTGTTGATTAGGATTGTTTGATTGGATTCATAGATCAGAAACAATTGGCAGTAACATTTTCTCTGATTTTGTGCTCAGGGTTTTTACCGGTCTTTCCCAGGGGACAGGGGTTTGGAGGGTCTGGGTATCCGTGGTCATCACTGAAGTCTTTGGGAACGTTGTCACCTGTCAGCTCGGCCACAATGTTGGGGATGTTTCCAAAGGGGCCTAGATGCTGCAGCCCCTCGTGAGCACCACCttgtggagaaaaacaaacactgcggTCACCACAGAAAGAACAGTACCACCAGCTAGAACAAAGTACAGGCATCAGTGAAGCGTTTACaattatgtaaatgttacaTAAGAGTGTTTTCCATGTTACAACAACACTAGCTCTCATCCTTTACAATGTAACCCCAAAGAAATGATAATACTCACATTCAGCATTTGAATAATGATCAGTGAGTCTGCTATTCATCCATTTCACCATTTTTTAAGCACAAATTAGATAGTTGGACAGTCGGATAAAACAAGTCATTCTAAGAAGGCTCTGGTTAACTGATGTGCATTTTCACTATTTACCATTtgagagacaaaacaatcatttaaaacatatttggcTGAATAATTAAGACCGCAGAACTGAATCTTATATTATCAttttctgaagaagctgtcctctctggctcgtctcTATATACACACCCTTAGAATagtgctactactactactctatGTCTATAACTATAAGTAcctaagatttaacactgtccctacagtgacctcaggaCAGGTGCTTGACCCTCTGTGATGTGGCAGAACAGTAAGATAAGACTCATCACTTCAGCACATGGTGGCATCAGGCAGCTGTGTATTATATGTGAACAGTGATCTCCTCACatgattttttgggggggctaAAATATCTTTCTTCGTCTCACCAACATGTCAAACACTTTAAATCCACCCAACATACCCTGTATGCTCTGAGGACCGACAATGTTGGTGGCCTGATGTGCGGGATACTCCACCCTGGGCCGAGCGATGCCTAGCTGCTCCATGACGCCGTGCAGGAGCCGCTGGATGTCGGCCTCAGACACCTGATCCGCCGTGCGGGGGCTGCGAGCTGGAGCTCTGCCGAGCTGCAGGCACAGGAAGAGGCCGAGCATCGATAACCGCACAGCCGAGCCCATTTCTGTAATCTgcggggaggagaggggagggggggaaaaaaaacacaatagatgAAGAGGAGTGTGCAAACACAGCTGTATGATCCTGTTAGACACGACAGGTTATTAGATATTTAAGATTTTATAGGATGTTTTACAGTCAGCTGTTAttagaaacagtaaaaatacatGATGTGTTAATGGAATAAAGCCTCAGTGCGCCACTCACTGTGTAAATAGACACAAGGCCGATGTAAATAGTCTATAAATAGCCTACATGACATGtctatgaaacagaaaaaaacatcatttataataaaatgtgtatAAGGTCAcattaatttgattaaatgGGATTTTATTGCATAAAATGGTCAAAAATGATCCAGAAAATGAGCATCTGTGTTTTCTTACCGTATCCGCGCTGATGGTGGACCTGCCTGCTGTGCGAGACCTCTGTGAAGCTcaccacaataaaaaaagtgtatt encodes:
- the scg5 gene encoding neuroendocrine protein 7B2 produces the protein MGSAVRLSMLGLFLCLQLGRAPARSPRTADQVSEADIQRLLHGVMEQLGIARPRVEYPAHQATNIVGPQSIQGGAHEGLQHLGPFGNIPNIVAELTGDNVPKDFSDDHGYPDPPNPCPLGKTAADGCLENAPDTAEFSREFQKHQHLFDPEHDYPALAKWNKELLYQKLKGGPKRRKRSVNPYLMGQRLDNVVAKKSVPHFSEEEEEEAPTVSAASKSTT